From Montipora foliosa isolate CH-2021 chromosome 6, ASM3666993v2, whole genome shotgun sequence, a single genomic window includes:
- the LOC138006194 gene encoding uncharacterized protein has protein sequence MRGTDSLGAPVHCGQRSRDSLVEQYFNLGFGYTEILAFLCIVHGIQLSLRHLKRILARKGLRRRGDQSDPVEVISAVEKELMHSGSSLGYRQMHQRITLDHGKVVDRETIRRILQVLYPEGVSQRARHKLRRRKYISKGPNYIWHIVGYDKLKPFGFCIHGAIDGYSRRIMWLEVGPSKNNPRVIANYYHDCVKQVGGVPHILRGDAGTENGHVAAMQRFLRRNDRDEFAGRKSFLYGRSVANQRIEGWWAFLRRSETDWWINYFKDLRDQGYALKCYSCGPAMSLEECTKNMTQLTCTAAAGLDRCVDFLLSGKSAGKEVKMYLRSCFASLSCGNADQYCQAHGSQLADAKCEINCCSGDLCNNKKDPGNDGKAPGNDPQSNAGVQATMVSVILMVASASALFPFIH, from the exons atgcgaggaacagattcgttgggtgcccctgtgcaCTGTGGACAACGTAGCAGAGATTCGCTCGTTGAGCAGTATTTCAATCTTGGATTTGGCTACACGGAAATTCTAGCGTTTCTTTGTATTGTACATGGCATTCAGCTCAGCCTACGACATCTTAAACGAATTCTAGCAAGGAAAGGATTGAGGAGAAGAGGAGATCAAAGTGATCCAGTTGAAGTTATTTCAGCTGTGGAGAAGGAATTAATGCACAGTGGAAGCTCGTTAGGTTACCGCCAAATGCATCAAAGAATTACACTAGATCATGGTAAAGTAGTGGATAGAGAAACAATTCGTCGAATCCTGCAAGTCCTTTATCCAGAAGGAGTTAGTCAACGCGCGCGCCATAAGTTACGGAGACGAAAATATATATCCAAAGGCCCAAATTACATATGGCACATTGTCGGCTATGATAAACTAAAACCATTTGGGTTTTGCATACATGGAGCGATAGATGGATACAGCCGTCGTATCATGTGGCTCGAGGTTGGTCCATCAAAAAATAATCCTCGTGTAATCGCTAACTACTATCATGATTGTGTCAAGCAAGTGGGAGGAGTACCTCACATCTTACGTGGTGATGCAGGTACTGAGAATGGGCATGTTGCTGCCATGCAAAGATTCTTAAGACGAAATGACCGCGACGAATTTGCAGGGAGAAAAAGCTTCCTATATGGCCGTTCAGTTGCGAATCAACGAATAGAAGGCTGGTGGGCATTTCTCCGAAGAAGCGAaactgattggtggattaattACTTCAAGGACCTAAGAGATCAAG GGTATGCCCTCAAGTGCTACAGTTGTGGACCTGCAATGAGTTTGGAAGAGTGTACGAAAAACATGACCCAGCTGACATGCACAGCTGCAGCTGGCTTAGACCGCTGTGTCGACTTTCTGCTGAGTGGAAAAAGCGCCGGAAAAGAGGTCAAAATGTACCTGAGAAGCTGTTTTGCATCATTAAGTTGTGGAAACGCGGACCAATATTGTCAAGCCCATGGATCACAACTGGCGGATGCAAAGTGTGAGATAAACTGCTGCAGTGGTGACCTGTGCAATAACAAGAAGGATCCTGGGAATGACGGGAAGGCCCCTGGCAATGACCCGCAGTCCAATGCTGGAGTGCAAGCAACAATGGTCAGCGTCATCCTGATGGTAGCAAGCGCTAGCGCTCTCTTTccttttattcactga